In Bradyrhizobium erythrophlei, a single genomic region encodes these proteins:
- the urtC gene encoding urea ABC transporter permease subunit UrtC yields MMPHLLTRSLDRSAALFVLVVAALGVLIPLSNLLLPSGSALQVPTYLVALFGKYACYAVLALSIDLIWGYCGILSLGHGAFFALGGYAMGMYLMRQIGSRGVYGNPILPDFMVFLNYPKLPWYWHGFDMFWFAALMVVLVPGLLAFCFGWLAFRSRVTGVYLSIITQAMTYALLLAFFRNDFGFGGNNGLTDFKDILGFNVQADGTRAALFALSCLLVIVTFLICRAVVTSKLGKVLIAVRDAESRTRFLGYRVESYKLFVFTLSACMAGVAGALYVPQVGIINPSEFAPGNSIEAVIWVAVGGRGTLVGAALGAVVVNYAKTYFTSGPLAPYWLFMLGAMFILVTLLLPKGIVGTFNSWWEPIKARRMSANAESAAAEDGVSEPHMAE; encoded by the coding sequence ATGATGCCGCATCTTCTGACGCGATCGCTCGACCGCAGCGCGGCGCTTTTCGTGCTGGTGGTGGCCGCTCTCGGCGTTCTGATTCCGCTGTCGAACCTGTTGCTGCCGTCGGGCTCGGCGTTGCAGGTGCCGACCTATCTGGTCGCGCTGTTCGGCAAATACGCCTGTTATGCGGTGCTCGCGCTCTCGATCGACCTGATCTGGGGCTATTGCGGCATCCTCTCGCTTGGCCACGGCGCGTTCTTTGCGCTCGGCGGTTACGCCATGGGCATGTATCTGATGCGCCAGATCGGCAGCCGCGGCGTCTACGGCAATCCGATCCTGCCCGACTTCATGGTGTTCCTGAACTATCCGAAACTGCCGTGGTACTGGCACGGCTTCGACATGTTCTGGTTTGCGGCGTTGATGGTCGTTCTGGTGCCGGGCCTGCTCGCCTTCTGCTTCGGCTGGCTGGCGTTTCGCTCCCGCGTCACCGGCGTTTATCTTTCGATCATCACGCAGGCGATGACGTACGCCCTGCTGCTGGCGTTCTTCCGCAACGACTTCGGCTTCGGCGGCAATAACGGCCTCACCGATTTCAAGGATATCCTCGGCTTCAACGTGCAGGCGGACGGCACCCGCGCGGCCCTGTTCGCGCTGAGTTGTCTGCTGGTCATCGTGACGTTCCTGATCTGCCGGGCGGTCGTCACCTCCAAGCTCGGCAAGGTGCTGATCGCGGTGCGCGACGCCGAATCGCGCACGCGGTTTCTCGGCTACCGCGTCGAATCCTACAAGCTGTTCGTGTTCACGCTGTCGGCCTGCATGGCCGGTGTCGCCGGCGCGCTCTACGTGCCACAGGTCGGCATCATCAACCCGTCGGAGTTCGCGCCCGGAAATTCCATCGAGGCCGTGATCTGGGTCGCTGTCGGCGGGCGCGGCACGCTGGTCGGGGCGGCGCTGGGCGCGGTCGTCGTCAACTACGCCAAGACCTACTTCACATCGGGTCCGCTCGCGCCCTACTGGCTGTTCATGCTCGGCGCTATGTTCATCCTGGTGACGCTGCTGTTGCCCAAAGGCATCGTCGGTACCTTCAACAGCTGGTGGGAGCCGATAAAGGCCCGGCGAATGAGCGCGAACGCCGAGAGTGCCGCCGCCGAAGACGGCGTCAGCGAACCTCATATGGCGGAGTGA